In the Klebsiella aerogenes KCTC 2190 genome, one interval contains:
- a CDS encoding DeoR family transcriptional regulator encodes MNSSESSAEKRIAGTSERREQIIQRLRQQGSVQVNDLAEAYGVSTVTIRNDLAFLEKQGIAVRAYGGALICDSHTPGVEPSVEDKSALNTAIKRQIASAAAELIKPGHRIILDSGTTTCEIARQLRQHSDVIAMTNGMNVANALLEAEGVELLMTGGHLRRQSQSFYGDQAEQSLQNYHFDMLFLGVDAIDLERGISTHNEDEARLNRKMCEVAECIVVVTDSSKFNRSSLHKIIDTQRIDIIIVDDGIPQESLEGLRKGGIDVILVKS; translated from the coding sequence ATGAACAGCAGCGAGTCATCTGCCGAAAAGCGCATTGCGGGAACAAGTGAAAGGCGTGAGCAGATCATCCAGCGGTTGCGACAGCAGGGAAGCGTCCAGGTTAATGACCTGGCGGAGGCGTATGGTGTATCGACGGTCACGATACGCAACGATCTGGCGTTTCTGGAAAAACAGGGCATTGCGGTGCGAGCATACGGCGGCGCGCTGATTTGCGATAGTCATACTCCAGGCGTTGAACCTTCAGTTGAAGATAAAAGCGCGCTTAATACGGCCATCAAACGCCAAATTGCCAGCGCCGCCGCTGAGCTGATAAAACCGGGACACCGAATTATTCTCGACTCAGGCACTACCACCTGTGAAATCGCGCGCCAGCTCCGACAGCATAGCGATGTTATCGCGATGACTAATGGAATGAATGTCGCCAACGCGTTGTTAGAAGCTGAAGGCGTAGAATTACTGATGACGGGGGGGCACCTGCGTCGCCAGTCGCAGTCATTCTATGGCGATCAGGCTGAGCAGTCCTTGCAGAACTACCACTTTGATATGCTTTTCCTCGGGGTGGATGCGATAGATCTGGAACGTGGGATCAGCACTCATAATGAGGATGAAGCCCGCCTGAACCGTAAAATGTGCGAAGTCGCGGAGTGTATCGTCGTTGTGACTGATTCCAGTAAATTCAATCGTTCCAGTTTACATAAAATCATCGATACGCAGCGCATTGATATCATTATTGTCGATGACGGGATTCCGCAAGAAAGTCTGGAGGGGTTACGTAAGGGCGGTATTGACGTTATTCTCGTCAAATCATAA
- the kbaZ gene encoding tagatose-bisphosphate aldolase subunit KbaZ, which produces MKHLTQLVVRHKQGEANGIYAVCSAHPLVLESAIRFAQANHTPLLVEATSNQVDQFGGYTGMTPADFCGFIYHLADTLGFPRDGLILGGDHLGPNRWQHLPVAQAMAHADDLIKSYVAAGFKKIHLDCSMSCKDDPIPLTDDLVAERAARLAKIAEETCIALKGKSDLVYVIGTEVPVPGGAHETLNTLQVTTPDAARATLDAHRVAFTSVGLEGIWPRIIALVVQPGVEFDHAQVIDYESEKAKSLSAMVEDYATLLFEAHSTDYQTPHALRQLVVDHFAILKVGPALTFALREALFALAAIEEEIVPAKSCSGLRMVLENVMLDRPEYWQSHYHGDGHARRLARGYSYSDRVRYYWPDSQIDTALAHLVRNLADEAIPLPLISQYLPLQYVKVREGALSATPHELIISHVQDILQQYHDACQGMTSHNG; this is translated from the coding sequence GTGAAACATCTTACACAATTGGTGGTGCGACACAAACAGGGTGAAGCGAATGGTATTTACGCGGTGTGCTCCGCGCATCCACTGGTACTGGAGTCCGCCATTCGTTTTGCCCAGGCAAACCATACGCCCCTGCTCGTTGAAGCGACCTCCAATCAGGTTGATCAGTTTGGCGGTTATACCGGTATGACCCCCGCTGATTTCTGCGGCTTTATCTATCATCTTGCCGATACACTGGGGTTCCCCCGCGACGGGCTCATCCTCGGCGGCGATCATCTGGGGCCAAACCGCTGGCAACATCTTCCGGTCGCACAAGCCATGGCCCACGCCGACGATCTGATTAAAAGCTATGTCGCCGCCGGGTTTAAAAAAATCCACCTCGATTGCAGTATGTCATGCAAAGACGATCCCATTCCCTTAACCGATGACCTTGTCGCTGAACGCGCCGCAAGGCTGGCAAAAATCGCAGAAGAAACCTGTATTGCCCTGAAAGGCAAATCGGATCTCGTTTACGTTATCGGCACTGAGGTTCCCGTGCCCGGTGGCGCTCACGAAACCCTCAACACCCTACAAGTCACCACCCCGGATGCGGCTCGCGCCACTCTCGATGCACACAGGGTCGCCTTTACCAGTGTGGGGCTTGAGGGTATTTGGCCGCGAATTATCGCGCTCGTGGTACAGCCTGGCGTGGAATTCGATCATGCACAAGTCATTGATTACGAATCTGAAAAAGCAAAATCCCTCAGCGCTATGGTAGAAGACTATGCCACATTGCTCTTTGAAGCGCATTCCACGGATTATCAGACCCCGCATGCGCTACGCCAACTGGTAGTCGATCATTTCGCGATTTTGAAAGTCGGCCCGGCGTTGACTTTCGCGCTGCGTGAAGCGCTTTTCGCTTTAGCAGCGATTGAAGAAGAAATCGTACCGGCAAAATCCTGTTCGGGATTACGCATGGTACTGGAAAACGTCATGCTCGATCGTCCGGAATACTGGCAAAGCCACTACCACGGCGATGGCCACGCACGGCGGTTAGCACGCGGCTACAGCTATTCCGATCGCGTTCGCTACTACTGGCCGGACAGCCAGATAGACACCGCTTTAGCGCATCTGGTGCGCAATCTGGCCGATGAAGCCATTCCGCTTCCGCTCATTAGCCAGTATCTGCCTTTACAGTACGTAAAAGTTCGCGAGGGGGCGCTCAGCGCTACGCCGCATGAACTCATCATTAGCCACGTCCAGGACATCTTGCAGCAATACCATGACGCCTGTCAGGGCATGACATCTCATAACGGATAA
- the agaV gene encoding PTS N-acetylgalactosamine transporter subunit IIB, translated as MPNIVLSRIDERLIHGQVGVQWVGFAGANLVLVANDEVAEDPVQQNLMEMVLAEGIAVRFWSLQKVIDNIHRAADRQKILLVCKSPADFLTLVSGGVPVSRINVGNMHYADGKRQIAKTVSVDGNDIAAFNGLKSAGVECFIQGVPTEPAMDLYKLL; from the coding sequence ATGCCAAATATTGTGTTAAGTCGCATTGATGAACGTTTAATCCACGGCCAGGTTGGTGTGCAGTGGGTCGGTTTCGCGGGGGCGAATCTGGTCCTTGTTGCCAATGACGAGGTTGCTGAAGACCCCGTACAACAGAACCTGATGGAGATGGTGCTGGCAGAGGGGATTGCCGTGCGCTTCTGGTCGTTGCAAAAAGTCATCGACAACATTCATCGCGCCGCCGATCGGCAAAAAATATTGCTGGTATGTAAATCGCCCGCCGATTTTCTGACGCTGGTTTCCGGCGGGGTGCCGGTATCGCGCATCAACGTCGGCAATATGCACTACGCCGACGGGAAACGACAAATTGCCAAAACCGTCTCTGTCGACGGCAATGATATTGCCGCCTTTAACGGTCTGAAATCCGCCGGCGTTGAGTGCTTCATTCAAGGAGTTCCGACAGAACCGGCAATGGATCTTTATAAACTGCTCTAA
- the agaW gene encoding PTS N-acetylgalactosamine transporter subunit IIC, which translates to MEISLFQAIALGILAFIAGLDMFNGLTHMHRPVVLGPLVGLILGDLHTGILTGGTLELVWMGLAPLAGAQPPNVIIGTIVGTTFAITTGVKPDVAVGVAVPFAVAVQMGITFLFSVMSGVMSRCDRMAANADTRGIERVNYLALLALGTFYFLCAFLPIYFGAEHAKTAIDVLPERLIDGLGVAGGIMPAIGFAVLLKIMMKNVYIPYFIIGFVAAAWLKLPVLAIAAAALAMALIDLLRKSPEPTQPAAPKEEFEDGI; encoded by the coding sequence ATGGAAATTTCGCTTTTTCAAGCCATTGCATTGGGTATCCTTGCCTTTATCGCCGGTCTGGATATGTTCAACGGTTTAACCCATATGCATCGTCCGGTGGTCCTTGGCCCCTTAGTGGGCCTGATCCTCGGCGATCTTCATACCGGTATATTAACCGGCGGCACGCTGGAGCTGGTGTGGATGGGTCTGGCGCCACTGGCTGGCGCGCAACCGCCGAACGTCATTATCGGGACCATTGTCGGCACCACCTTCGCTATTACCACCGGCGTTAAACCCGACGTCGCCGTCGGCGTTGCGGTCCCCTTCGCCGTCGCGGTTCAGATGGGGATAACGTTCCTTTTCTCAGTGATGTCAGGGGTTATGTCGCGCTGCGATCGCATGGCGGCAAATGCCGATACCCGCGGTATTGAGCGTGTGAATTACCTGGCGTTGCTGGCATTAGGTACCTTTTATTTTCTCTGTGCTTTTCTGCCTATCTACTTCGGCGCAGAACACGCCAAAACCGCAATAGATGTGCTCCCTGAGCGCCTAATCGATGGCCTTGGCGTCGCTGGCGGCATCATGCCGGCAATCGGTTTTGCCGTACTGCTAAAAATCATGATGAAAAACGTCTATATCCCCTATTTCATCATCGGGTTCGTCGCGGCGGCCTGGCTCAAGCTCCCGGTGTTAGCCATTGCTGCCGCCGCGCTGGCCATGGCGCTTATCGACCTGCTACGCAAATCTCCCGAACCGACTCAACCTGCTGCGCCTAAAGAGGAATTCGAAGATGGCATCTAA